Proteins from one Mastacembelus armatus chromosome 16, fMasArm1.2, whole genome shotgun sequence genomic window:
- the tmem79b gene encoding transmembrane protein 79 → MTDSGGTKTRSTEGEDEVVKSAMMEPSTLQWTRDRQADGQTGGQPGRGDRMSVRSSEAASWTESERELAAEGLRKEGGGGEGRGKGEEEEADPQTHLGGGEEPVENHLPEKAAQVFSPAMSIQPCPLSPREHAGLCEIESEKSPFLGPQGVPQDYSQHVYQYEWAQDTPPTRCRCGCPSRDVLKVGVSLMMSALLFPFLVWGGFVFLPFDAPLMDGAPLRLVYTLRCSVFAAVPIILGWLVLGVTRIRSGALRPLFDDEVKEAEHHEVTVHRRFISDSASLFLMYFLQLVVMAMYLSQQNLKLVPLLTVIFAFGRLVYWVAAAFGSSIRGFGFGLSFLPSLTMMVANIYFIFTLEAAGSIFSLPSPPEEELTLPAGKQRFWG, encoded by the exons ATGACGGACAGCGGGGGGACGAAGACGAGATCAACTGAGGGAGAGGACGAAGTGGTGAAGTCTGCCATGATGGAGCCCAGCACCCTGCAGTGGActagagacagacaggcagatggacagacaggtggacagcCAGGTAGAGGGGACAGAATGAGTGTGAGGTCAAGTGAGGCAGCCAGCTGGACAGAAAGTGAGCGAGAGTTGGCAGCGGAGGGGttgaggaaggagggaggaggaggagaagggagagggaaaggtgaggaagaagaggctGATCCACAGACACACCTGGGAGGGGGGGAGGAGCCTGTGGAGAACCACCTGCCAGAGAAAGCAGCTCAGGTGTTCAGCCCTGCAATGAGCATCCAGCCCTGTCCTTTGTCACCCAGAGAGCATGCAGGACTTTGCGAAATAGAGTCAGAGAAGAGTCCATTCTTGGGTCCCCAAGGAGTCCCCCAGGACTACAGCCAACATGTCTACCAGTACGAGTGGGCCCAGGACACACCTCCTACCAGAT gcagGTGTGGTTGTCCCAGCAGGGATGTCCTGAAGGTGGGCGTGTCCCTGATGATGTCAGCACTCCTCTTCCCCTTCCTGGTGTGGGGGGGGTTTGTGTTCCTGCCGTTTGATGCCCCCCTGATGGACGGCGCCCCCCTCAGACTCGTCTACACGCTGCGCTGCTCCGTGTTTGCCGCCGTCCCCATCATTCTTG GTTGGCTGGTCCTGGGGGTCACTCGGATCCGGTCAGGTGCGTTACGGCCTCTGTTTGACGATGAGGTGAAGGAAGCAGAGCATCACGAAGTTACCGTGCACCGCCGCTTCATCTCTGACTCCGCCTCGCTGTTCTTGATGTACTTCCTGCAGCTGGTTGTCATGGCGATGTACCTGAGCCAGCAGAACCTGAAGCTTGTACCTTTGCTGACCGTCATCTTCGCCTTTGGACG GCTGGTTTACTGGGTGGCAGCAGCCTTTGGCAGTAGCATCCGTGGTTTCGGTTTTGGCCTCTCTTTCCTGCCAAGCCTTACCATGATGGTTGCAAATATCTACTTCATCTTCACGTTGGAGGCAGCGGGGTCCATCTTTAGCCTCCCGTCTCCACCTGAGGAGGAGCTGACTCTACCCGCTGGCAAACAGAGGTTCTGGGGATGA
- the gon4lb gene encoding GON-4-like protein, giving the protein MAADISLTWTTRRRPAEEDVCPLHLKSLKTDKEPGVFGGDRRPHRQSSSEDRWEEETSPVSGDGEEAISMETSESSEDELGRLDIDLDRKSKQHNLTSSNVRAILHEVITHEHVVAMMKAAIRETQDLPMFEPKMTRSRLKQAVQQGQPLNWGLSTVNSVRRPQFVDIDLEEDEDSSDEEYCPDEEEEEEEDTVEETFLSDADSLASPPRMQQGSQPRLPPHQRTEDLLQRSPGLPGEQVTASTTCVPEQYLTAPCEPSFLERLNAVEAELDCSPAYTFNQSDGGGDEGCLAYRTRSKLRLVNVPLGQLEAELLAPDITADMYDLSAAQREEDRHWTKWLQSLMAPDNEEEVDDDDDPEYNFLEDLDEPDLEDYRTDRAVQITKKEVNELLEELFDTLQEEEVAAEEEEEEEEIQSKAGPKFNVPQALRFEAPLAGLLTERRRTVRKQYEALQQRRALQDTTSQHHNNIDPKDTPSPQPNSISPVVVLQSQVCSTLHLGYTQKLQLQQQIQQHVQLLTQVHLLTRRVDTLNHEAGITKQYLEELQQFASRQEEVLRPSSFRACNLQGALDLLQEVEQREEPPPAPPAPTASRRWLPRMTPATSSHAFPVLPANTAWLFATRPVFLYPELLPVCSLDPALHNRHHRSVYTGGEDGLIVLGLKHFEGAVQSDQLISSYLLCKSRWNFRKHIREMNSSRVPHNVIKTFLTQGVVPPLPLACSRVQPGDQRPPVDRDTSTMPNWLKNSQLIIQKTRLDSNCYPPLLPTGCSLRLYPYLLNKPRPPICPQRRLFTLAHNASLLPLAKAPADRKVESQVDLQPISYLSLPPPGALPLASTPVSGDVPLTPVRPVPAPSMCADIINSCLPIGHSMSVFRQQTTPMPLLLPLPSLSKPETVSPRIHCSSAAVKPGYFLLQMVCAPPAPPIATSQHAVGQELHRPIREEYEEVAQSSMRPHPLPAVQVGEKQVEEESSALTSTLSPLSSCAGEKEEVEEERNCAGTEGEEVEESCTVVGVVSLNGGGEEEQERQGGGAGGGGEEEASGGGEGEQGGEGEEEEEGQREDGEAERGEDGEKDKDEDQDRQGEEEEEEDFDDLTQDEDEEEVMSSASEESVLSVPELQETMKQLTWLAAERRLCADGDSEEDHSPTSPGSQEEEEEEEEEGPKGEESGEGRSSKVGEDEEMLAGEGTPRGGGRCPGRGRGRSRPLRGLRRSRQERHSKDAAKLLLLYDENILDNDPHRESKDLAFAQSYLNRVREALQDVPGQVEEFVSLLSEFEQVGEGQEVVLLFRKLRSILGDRTDLLRDFAAFLHPEQALQCGLFEEQQAFERSRRFLRQLEISFGDNPSHYQKIIKALQTGPDLSPSSVQELKAQMATLLKGHTHLQAEFWVFFDELRPPPARPEQFEEAHWPEEGGGGFDGGESISQLSGGGAIVGFEEVTLPELEEEEEGHKVQPLTSRRQRRKMNAHRNYKECDWSDKDWPCHCRDPKIRRHRRKGCSHCHGNKTSGGVSRAMKSLNPLYSEISSSHVESGDKDLDLKGDDDSPQPDRRNASWEGSFPLADEKEEEEEEELDDEEDDEEEEERKNSEKEQSLAAKRSRREEALQLPLVTSSASSVSSTTISHISISSSTTSSVASCSTSSMSPSVCTSSSSAPPRPSPPLDLPVCAKNISMTASGEKVILWTREADRVILTTCQQEGANQNTFQAISTLLGNKTPSEVSRRFRDLMQLFRTAARQTSSEDEAPPPEPATANVEEV; this is encoded by the exons ATGGCCGCCGACATCAGTCTGACG TGGACAACTCGAAGGCGTCCAGCAGAAGAAGACGTTTGTCCTCTGCATCTTAAATCTTTGAAGACGGACAAGGAGCCTGGGGTCTTCGGGGGGGACAGGAGGCCTCATAGACAGAGTTCCTCTGAGGACAGATGGGAAGAGGAGACATCACCTGTCTCAG GTGATGGGGAGGAGGCAATTTCCATGGAGACCAGTGAGTCCAGTGAGGATGAACTGGGACGGCTGGACATCGATTTGGACAGGAAATCCAAGCAGCACAATCTGACATCCAGCAACGTGCGCGCTATCCTGCAT GAGGTGATTACCCATGAGCATGTGGTGGCCATGATGAAAGCTGCCATCAGAGAAACTCAAGACCTTCCCATGTTT GAGCCAAAGATGACTCGGTCCAGACTCAAACAGGCCGTCCAGCAGGGACAG CCACTGAACTGGGGTCTGTCGACAGTCAACTCAGTCAGG CGTCCTCAGTTTGTGGACATTGATCTTGAGGAGGATGAAGACTCATCGGATGAAGAGTATTGTcctgatgaggaagaggaggaggaggaagacacaGTTGAAGAG ACCTTCCTCAGTGATGCAGATAGCTTGGCTTCACCTCCCAGAATGCAGCAGGGCTCTCAACCTAGACTACCACCACACCAGAGGACTGAAGATCTTCTACAG AGATCTCCAGGGCTCCCtggagagcaggtgacggccTCCACCACCTGTGTTCCTGAGCAATACCTCACTGCTCCTTGTGAACCCTCCTTCCTGGAAAGACTCAACGCtgtggaggcagagctggactGCAGCCCCGCCTATACATTTAACCAG TCTGATGGTGGAGGTGATGAAGGCTGTTTGGCGTACCGCACACGCTCCAAACTTCGTTTGGTTAACGTTCCTCTGGGTCAGCTGGAGGCGGAGCTTTTGGCTCCTGACATTACTGCCGACATGTACGATCTGAGCGCCGCCCAGCGGGAGGAGGACCGTCATTGGACGAAGTGGCTGCAGAGTCTCATGGCCCCCGACAATGAAG aggaagttgatgatgatgacgaccCTGAGTACAACTTCCTGGAGGACCTGGATGAACCTGACCTGGAGGACTACAGGACGGACCGGGCCGTGCAGATCACCA AGAAGGAAGTGAATGAGCTGCTTGAGGAACTATTTGATACT ctccaggaggaggaggtggcagctgaggaggaggaggaggaggaagagataCAGTCAAAGGCTGGTCCCAAATTCAACGTCCCCCAGGCTTTACG TTTCGAGGCACCGTTAGCCGGGCTGCTAACGGAGCGACGGCGAACAGTCAGAAAACAGTACGAAGCGCTGCAGCAGAGAAGAGCCCTGCAGGACACAACCAGCCAACACCACAACAACATAGACCCGAAGGACACACCCAGCCCACAACCCAACTCCATCAGCCCTGTCGTTGTGTTGCAGAGCCAGGTCTGCAGCACCCTCCACCTGGGCTACACCCAAAAactgcagctacagcagcagataCAGCAG CATGTGCAGCTGCTGACTCAGGTTCACCTGCTGACCCGACGTGTTGACACCTTGAACCACGAAGCCGGCATCACTAAACAATACCTG gAGGAGTTGCAGCAGTTTGCCAGTCGTCAGGAGGAGGTGCTTCGCCCCAGCAGTTTCAGAGCATGCAACCTCCAGGGGGCACTGGATCTTctgcaggaggtggagcagagagaggagcctCCTCCTGCACCTCCTGCTCCTACAGCCTCTAGACGCTGGCTGCCCCGGATGACTCCTGCCACCAGTA GCCATGCTTTCCCTGTGCTGCCTGCCAACACTGCCTGGTTATTCGCTACGCGCCCCGTATTCCTCTATCCAGAACTGCTTCCTGTCTGCAGCCTGGACCCCGCCCTCCACAACCGACACCACCGGAGTGTTTACACCGGAGGAGAGGACGG ACTGATTGTTCTGGGTCTGAAGCACTTTGAGGGGGCTGTCCAGTCCGATCAGCTGATCAGCTCGTACCTGCTGTGCAAATCTCGATGGAACTTCAGGAAACACATCCGAGAGATGAACAGCTCGAGAGTGCCGCACAATGTCATCAAG ACATTCCTGACGCAGGGAGTCGTCCCCCCACTCCCACTCGCCTGTAGCAGAGTGCAGCCTGGAGACCAGCGTCCCCCAGTGGACAGAGACACCTCCACCATGCCCAACTGGCTCAAG AACAGTCAGCTGATCATCCAGAAGACCCGACTGGACTCCAACTGTTACCCACCCCTTCTCCCCACCGGCTGCTCCCTCAGGCTCTACCCTTATTTGCTCAACAAGCCCCGCCCACCTATCTGCCCACAAAGACGCCTTTTTACCCTTGCCCACAATGCATCTCTGCTGCCACTCGCCAAAGCCCCAGCAGACAGAAAGGTAGAGAGTCAGGTAGATCTGCAGCCAATCAGCTAcctgtctctgcctcctccagGTGCCCTTCCATTGGCTTCAACACCGGTCTCTGGGGATGTCCCTTTGACCCCTGTTCGTCCAGTCCCTGCCCCTTCCATGTGTGCTGACATCATCAATTCCTGCCTTCCTATTGGCCATAGCATGAGTGTTTTTAGACAGCAAACCACACCCAtgcccctcctccttcctcttccatCCTTGTCAAAACCCGAAACTGTATCTCCCAGGATACATTGCTCATCGGCCGCTGTGAAGCCAGGCTACTTCCTATTACAAATGGTGTGCGCACCACCAGCTCCGCCCATTGCCACCTCCCAGCATGCTGTGGGGCAAGAGCTGCACAGACCAATCAGAGAAGAGTATGAGGAGGTGGCACAGTCTTCCATGAGGCCCCACCCTCTTCCAGCGGTACAGGTGGGGGAGAAACAGGTGGAGGAAGAAAGTTCAGCTTTAACATCAACACTGAGCCCGCTGTCATCCTGtgcaggagagaaggaggaggtggaggaggagaggaactGTGCAGGTACTGAgggtgaggaggtggaggagagctGCACTGTTGTAGGTGTAGTCAGTTTGaatggaggtggagaggaggaacaggaaagacagggaggaggtgctggtggaggtggagaggaggaaGCAAGTGGGGGAGGAGAAGGGGAgcagggaggggagggagaggaggaggaggagggacagagggaggacggagaagcagagaggggggaggatggagagaaagatAAGGATGAAGATCAGGACCGGCAGggcgaggaggaggaagaggaggacttTGATGACCTCACacaggatgaagatgaggaggaagtgatGTCATCAGCATCAGAGGAATCGGTGTTGTCTGTTCCAGAGTTGCAG GAAACCATGAAGCAGCTGACGTGGCTGGCAGCAGAGCGGCGGCTCTGTGCAGATGGAGACTCGGAAGAGGATCACTCACCCACCTCACCTGGctctcaggaggaggaggaggaagaggaagaggaggggcctAAAGGGGAGGAATCAGGGGAGGGGAGGAGCAGTAAGGTGGGAGAAGACGAGGAGATGCTAGCAGGAGAAGGGACGCCCAGAGGAGGAGGCAGGTGTCCTGGACGAGGGCGAG GTCGGAGCCGACCTCTTCGCGGCCTGAGGAGGAGTCGTCAGGAGCGTCACAGTAAAGACGCTGctaaactgctgctgctgtacgACGAAAACATCCTCGACAACGACCCGCACAGAGAGAGCAAAGACTTGGCTTTCGCTCAGAGTTACCTGAACAGG GTGCGTGAGGCACTGCAGGATGTACCCGGCCAGGTGGAGGAGTTTGTATCTCTGCTGAGTGAGTTTGAGCAGGTGGGAGAAGGACAGGAAGTTGTGCTGCTGTTCAGGAAGCTGCGATCCATCCTGGGAGACCGGACAGACCTCCTCCGAGACTTTGCTGCATTCCTGCATCCTGAGCAGGCGCTGCAGTGTGGACTG TTTGAGGAGCAGCAGGCGTTTGAGCGCAGCCGGCGTTTCCTACGACAGTTAGAGATCAGTTTTGGAGATAATCCGTCACATTATCAGAAGATCATCAAAGCTCTGCAGACTGGACCGGACCTCAGTCCCAGCAGCGTCCAGGAG ctaaaaGCTCAGATGGCTACGCTGCTAAAAGGCCACACCCATTTACAAGCTGAATTCTGGGTATTCTTTGATGAGCTCCGCCCTCCTCCAGCCCGCCCTGAACAGTTTGAAGAAGCTCATTGgccagaggagggagggggcgGGTTTGATGGGGGGGAGAGCATCAGCCAGCTCTCAGGAGGCGGAGCTATTGTCGGCTTTGAGGAAGTGACACTCCCAGAGCtcgaagaggaagaggaggggcaTAAAGTCCAACCACTGACGAGTCGAcggcagaggaggaagatgaacgCCCACAGAAACTACAAG GAATGTGATTGGTCAGACAAAGACTGGCCCTGCCACTGTCGTGATCCAAAGATTCGCAGACATCGGAGGAAAGGGTGCTCTCATTGCCATGGTAACAAG ACCTCAGGGGGCGTGTCCAGAGCGATGAAGAGCCTGAACCCTCTGTACTCTGAGATAAGCTCCTCCCATGTCGAATCAGGTGACAAAGACTTGGACCTGAAGGGGGATGATGATAGTCCACAGCcag ATCGGAGAAATGCATCATGGGAAGGCTCGTTCCCTCTCGCAgatgaaaaggaggaagaggaggaggaggagctggatgatgaggaggacgatgaagaagaggaggaaaggaagaaCAGTGAGAAGGAACAGAGTCTGGCAGCCAAGAGGAGCCGGAGAGAGGAGGCACTACAACTCCCGCTTGTCacctcctctgcttcctctgttTCCTCCACTACCATCTCCCATATCTCCATCAGTTCCTCCACCACCTCTTCTGTTGCTTCCTGCTCCACTTCTTCCATGTCTCCTTCTGtctgcacctcctcctcttctgctcctcctcggCCTAGTCCTCCTCTTGACCTCCCTGTCTGCGCCAAGAACATTTCCATGACAGCAAGCGGAGAGAAAGTTATCCTGTGGACCAG aGAGGCAGACCGAGTCATCTTGACAACATGTCAGCAGGAAGGCGCCAATCAGAACACTTTCCAGGCCATCTCTACTCTGCTTGGCAACAAGACTCCCAGTGAG GTATCTCGCAGATTTCGGGATTTGATGCAATTGTTTCGGACGGCAGCTCGTCAGACCAGCTCTGAGGATGAGGCTCCACCTCCTGAGCCAGCAACAGCCAATGTGGAAGAAGTCTGA